One genomic region from Streptomyces sp. NBC_00582 encodes:
- a CDS encoding DUF6284 family protein has protein sequence MKHIVTVQDAVTAFADWMEPTSAELDAIELESPVILAEVDLLDAQIKTLDRPVNEVDARRIRRARNRVLTARRDLANRTAGADAPGGAA, from the coding sequence ATGAAGCACATCGTCACTGTTCAGGACGCTGTTACCGCGTTCGCCGACTGGATGGAGCCGACCAGCGCTGAGCTGGACGCGATCGAGCTGGAGTCCCCCGTCATCCTGGCGGAGGTCGACCTGTTGGACGCGCAGATCAAGACCCTCGACCGCCCCGTGAACGAGGTCGACGCCCGCCGCATCCGCAGGGCCCGTAACCGGGTCCTGACCGCGCGGCGGGACCTGGCCAACCGCACGGCCGGCGCGGACGCGCCCGGCGGTGCGGCGTGA
- a CDS encoding GntR family transcriptional regulator: MEEIKVPKVQRVAAELRAKILEGVYPPGSALPKVRELQESEGVAYQTARDVYRVLEDEGLIISRRGEGTFVSPILGKIHRDGTGRYIKSAREEAGARGAFAAEIARLGMTSSASTVISRERPPKRVAQILGIHHAAKALVRARVMRADATVVQVATSYFPGDVAFGTQLEQQDTGDGGSKSRLAELGYQQTRIRESIDVRPPSKDEAESLGISADRLVYEITHVGLTESGKAVEVCVHVMPITLWSLSYEWPIDKPAV, from the coding sequence GTGGAAGAGATCAAGGTTCCGAAGGTCCAGCGGGTTGCCGCTGAGCTTCGGGCGAAGATTCTGGAGGGGGTGTATCCCCCGGGTTCTGCGCTGCCCAAGGTTCGGGAGCTTCAGGAATCCGAAGGCGTCGCCTACCAGACCGCGCGCGACGTGTACCGGGTGCTGGAAGACGAGGGTCTGATCATCTCCCGCAGGGGTGAAGGCACGTTCGTCTCTCCCATCCTGGGGAAGATCCACCGGGATGGAACGGGCCGCTACATCAAGTCGGCCCGGGAAGAGGCCGGCGCGCGGGGCGCGTTCGCGGCTGAGATTGCCAGGCTCGGGATGACGTCGAGCGCGTCAACCGTGATCAGCCGGGAGCGCCCACCGAAGCGAGTTGCCCAGATTCTGGGCATCCATCACGCGGCAAAGGCACTCGTCCGAGCGCGGGTCATGCGTGCTGATGCCACCGTCGTGCAGGTGGCGACCTCGTACTTCCCTGGTGACGTGGCGTTCGGTACGCAACTGGAGCAGCAGGACACCGGCGACGGCGGAAGCAAGTCCCGTCTTGCTGAACTCGGCTACCAGCAGACCCGAATCCGCGAGTCCATCGACGTACGGCCTCCGAGCAAGGATGAAGCCGAGTCGCTCGGCATCTCGGCCGACAGGTTGGTCTACGAGATCACCCATGTCGGCCTGACTGAGAGCGGCAAGGCTGTTGAGGTCTGCGTGCACGTTATGCCCATCACCCTGTGGTCACTCAGCTACGAGTGGCCTATCGACAAGCCCGCCGTCTGA
- a CDS encoding protein spdB, giving the protein MKARTVLPAVAMTAVSMVLTLAVVVMWLGTAMPWPVALVVGLGIDGGWLATLAYERRLAAQGDHSRAVTAVGWSFGAVATGVLVAHALMADHSRGAWLAVAWLPVAAKSLWLVHGLWERTALTPVALDAIAGIQQEARDEAAVARARLRAEAATEETRLTAVTQAGARVARVQARTAETLADAWSTLETARRGEDTGRALTSVTTRVTPDVTPTWELPVWGPVEPVAALPPGDGNALSDTALDALVDEIRHSETPALSYREMAIRFRTAGHSASEMRLRASWKRVVAYPSRSAP; this is encoded by the coding sequence GTGAAGGCACGGACCGTGCTGCCCGCCGTCGCAATGACGGCGGTGTCCATGGTGCTCACCCTCGCCGTGGTCGTGATGTGGCTGGGCACCGCGATGCCGTGGCCCGTCGCCCTGGTCGTCGGTCTGGGCATCGACGGCGGATGGCTCGCCACCCTCGCCTACGAGCGCCGGTTGGCCGCGCAGGGCGACCACAGCCGCGCGGTGACCGCCGTCGGCTGGTCATTCGGGGCAGTCGCCACGGGCGTGCTGGTCGCGCACGCGCTGATGGCCGACCACTCGCGCGGCGCGTGGCTGGCCGTGGCGTGGCTACCGGTCGCGGCAAAGTCGCTGTGGCTGGTGCACGGTCTGTGGGAGCGCACCGCGCTGACCCCGGTAGCGCTGGACGCCATCGCGGGCATCCAGCAGGAAGCGCGCGACGAAGCGGCCGTGGCCCGTGCCCGCCTGCGCGCCGAAGCGGCCACCGAAGAGACCCGGCTGACGGCCGTGACGCAAGCGGGGGCGCGCGTCGCACGCGTCCAGGCCCGGACCGCCGAAACCCTCGCCGACGCGTGGTCGACGCTGGAGACGGCGCGGCGGGGCGAGGACACGGGCAGGGCGCTGACCAGCGTGACGACCCGCGTCACACCCGACGTCACACCCACGTGGGAGCTGCCCGTGTGGGGCCCTGTGGAGCCGGTTGCCGCGCTCCCGCCGGGGGACGGCAACGCCCTCTCGGACACGGCGCTTGACGCACTGGTCGACGAGATCCGGCACAGCGAGACACCCGCTCTGTCCTACCGCGAGATGGCCATCCGCTTCCGCACGGC